Proteins encoded within one genomic window of Scheffersomyces stipitis CBS 6054 chromosome 3, complete sequence:
- a CDS encoding predicted protein: protein MSNIRDITSLSDLLATSPSQPLHEPSSNKSPASTLNLAASILVKKTAEDSTSNNDAEEELDESEIGDRTIVSDSTETPQKDKVLAESQSQSISRNTTESQLPQQLTPEIVNTDNIETSEQSTSVELSNVEILLSKQSEKISLQDELKDKVRQCSDLKATVEDLRARIKYLKEQKRRKDNKRTLELLLEENNNDYNEGRVHQDETQTMLNEEDDEDYILKNLNVLPSNDWGERLDQIRRFVPYLELDNIGTSNFYSTSNELQRVIQFVLLSPLLFKIPFKLVINARDETLTEIILQDSSASIIESSPLTTLSMLSTSLKHTIVRNYIPKKKINLIVFGLSSLSMLIHRRISTFYNLMRTFSSILRDRKKFSSLLSEQELQDNIQLFAMLKSIDNLEFLVEKNNIHYVLRLTWQVKLQNKITAECATDLRLHVFVIDDAHDDELVKSADALFTKLINEYG, encoded by the exons ATGAGTAACATACGCGATATCACGTCGCTTTCAGACTTGTTGGCCACGTCTCCAAGCCAACCACTACATGAACCATCCAGCAATAAGAGCCCAGCATCCACTTTAAATCTTGCAGCACTGATATtagtgaagaagacagCAGAAGACTCAACTCTGAACAATGATGCGGAAGAAGAGCTTGACGAAAGCGAAATAGGAGATCGTACTATAGTAAGCGATTCAACAGAAACACCACAAAAAGATAAAGTACTAGCAGAATCACAGTCCCAATCGATATCTCGAAATACTACAGAAAGTCAACTTCCACAACAATTGACCCCAGAAATTGTTAATACTGATAACATAGAGACTCTGGAACAAAGCACAAGCGTTGAATTAAGCAACGTAGAAATTTTACTCCTGAAACAAAGTGAAAAGATATCTCTACAAGATGAACTCAAGGACAAGGTGCGACAGTGTTCAGATTTAAAGGCCACTGTGGAAGATTTGAGAGCAAGAATAAAGTACTTGAAAGAACAGAAACGTAGAAAGGACAACAAGCGCactttggaattgttgttggaagagAACAATAATGACTACAACGAAGGACGAGTTCATCAGGATGAAACTCAGACTATgttgaatgaagaagatgacgaagattACATTCTCAAAAACTTGAATGTGCTCCCTTCTAATGACTGGGGTGAAAGATTGGACCAGATCCGAAGATTTGTTCCATaccttgaacttgacaaTATAGGCACATCTAACTTCTATAGTACCAGCAACGAATTGCAGAGAGTCATACAGTTTGTCTTATTGTCTCCATTATTATTCAAGATTCCATTCAAGCTAGTCATTAACGCTAGAGATGAGACCTTGACTGAAatcattcttcaagattcaAGTGCGTCAATAATAGAATCTCTGCCTCTAACTACTTTAAGCATGTTGTCAACCTCGCTTAAACATACAATTGTCAGAAACTATATACCcaagaaaaagatcaacttAATAGTGTTTGGTCTTAGCTCGCTCTCTATGTTGATACACAGAAGAATATCGACCTTCTACAATCTTATGCGTACCTTCTCGTCGATATTACGAGATAGgaagaagttttcttcattattactggaacaagaattgcaGGATAACATCCAATTGTTTGCCATGTTGAAGTCGATTGACAATCTAGAGTTTCTAGtagagaagaacaacatTCATTACGTTCTAAGGTTGACATGGCAAGTCAAACTACAGAACAAAATCACTGCAGAATGTGCTACTGATTTGCGTTTGCATGTTTTTGTTATCGATGATGCTCACGACGACGAATTAGTTAAGAGTGCAGATGCATTATTCACAAAATTGATTAATGAATACGGG TAG
- a CDS encoding predicted protein — MESVDIDTSATNRRAIKQQQFQQQSRSKIRQQKLKVTFIGYLVVLVFLALVQFIGVGFFTKGFLLSRNVLPNVSECTTNDFNTCMAPARFDKAILLVIDALRFDFAIPIADSNEYYHNNFPILHQLAQDDHGVLLKFIADPPTTTLQRLKGLTTGSLPTFIDAGSNFDGDAIDEDNWLLQLHKNNKSIAFMGDDTWYALFNHYINPALNFPYDSLNVWDLHTVDNGVIEHLYPLLHKDNSSQWDLLVGHFLGVDHVGHRYGPRHFSMKEKLNQMNEVIANVVKSLDDKTLLVVIGDHGMDSTGNHGGDSPDELESTLFMYAKNNKFFKKDSSHYNTTEQGKHYRAVNQIDLVSTMSLLLGLPIPFNNLGFPIDEAFENQMELSVASYKTLQQIQGFRNSTPNLSPEINKQYHQIISNYTNNSHDLYTLVDSAKTYQSRSLEECKGLWATFDLKMIGVGITILLLALTFILTYARSIPAVRVSTMSFEFIGSVIAMSLLGLVLSLSVSLVLKPADFNLKKCLALGASLGIIVGFWAPIMDRFSINWLVHQLIDFFVYNFNSWSFLGLVYVVAHCLIFASNSYVVWEDKMVSFFLMTFGVACIFNIAINFELPRSQKILGLSHAITFTSLTRLVSTINLCREEQRPYCQATFTTSWWSIVLLHLCSYLLPTIIKSFYKLSDSYHSAAPLWVGTGLKFLMFMNAVYWTLEYVSNSEYFLSTSFVLSSPLIKSLKLAIARIVLFITLVLANFSWSKGPLCVKLELSDAVQEDSAESEDSDGPSKTATILGYGNVYGSSYFLLVLNFTVAIMLVSKPLGAISINMLIVQILSLLELYHIMDIRRNLISPLIFGLLGYQHFFSTGHQATLAAIQWDVGFMTTETITFPFTHLNIVLNTFGPFLIICLSVPLITLWRLAPSSKPITILSQIVTNVTTLITYQLFTGVSSLIFAAHFRRHLMVWKIFAPRFMLSGLLIITINIFVIVVTLWFGTGRVVTQVNRIFGK, encoded by the coding sequence ATGGAGTCAGTTGATATCGACACTTCAGCGACCAACCGGCGAGCAATCAAACAACAGCAATTCCAGCAACAGCTGCGATCAAAGATCCGACAGCAGAAGTTAAAAGTCACCTTTATAGGCTATCTTGTGGTGCTAGTATTTCTAGCTCTAGTTCAGTTCATAGGAGTAGGGTTTTTCACAAAGGGCTTCTTACTTCTGCGTAACGTCTTACCCAATGTATCCGAGTGTACCACTAATGACTTCAATACGTGCATGGCGCCAGCCCGGTTCGATAAGGCgatcttgttggtgatAGATGCGTTAAGGTTTGATTTCGCTATTCCTATAGCCGACTCAAATGAATACTATCACAACAACTTCCCTATACTACATCAATTGGCTCAGGATGATCATGGTGTATTGCTCAAGTTCATTGCCGACCCTCCCACAACGACCTTGCAACGCTTGAAGGGATTAACCACAGGTTCGTTGCCAACTTTCATCGACGCCGGTTCCAACTTTGACGGGGATGCCATCGATGAAGATAACTGGTTGCTCCAGCTccacaagaacaacaaaaGCATTGCATTTATGGGTGATGACACCTGGTATGCCTTGTTCAACCACTACATCAATCCTGCGTTGAACTTTCCTTACGACTCCTTAAATGTCTGGGACTTACACACTGTTGATAACGGAGTCATAGAGCACTTGTACCCATTGCTTCACAAGGATAATTCGAGCCAGTGGGACCTTCTAGTGGGCCATTTTCTCGGAGTAGATCATGTAGGGCACAGGTATGGGCCCCGTCACTTTCTgatgaaggagaagttAAACCAGATGAACGAGGTTATAGCCAATGTAGTCAAAAGTTTAGACGACAAGACATTATTGGTAGTGATAGGTGATCATGGAATGGATTCCACCGGTAACCACGGAGGCGATTCGCCGGATGAGTTGGAGAGCACCTTGTTCATGTATGCCAAAAACAATAAGTTTTTTAAAAAGGATTCAAGTCATTACAACACTACAGAGCAAGGTAAGCATTATAGAGCTGTCAACCAGATTGACTTGGTCTCCACCATGTCGTTATTGCTTGGGCTACCAATACCGTTCAACAACCTTGGTTTCCCCATCGATGAGGCATTTGAAAACCAAATGGAATTGTCCGTAGCGTCGTATAAAACTCTACAACAGATACAGGGATTCAGAAACAGTACGCCAAATTTGTCGCCCGAAATCAACAAACAATACCACCAGATCATCAGTAATTATACTAACAATTCTCATGACTTGTACACCTTGGTAGATCTGGCCAAGACATACCAGTCCCGTTCTTTAGAAGAATGCAAAGGATTATGGGCGACGtttgatttgaagatgattgGCGTTGGAATAACAATCCTTTTGCTAGCATTGACTTTTATCCTAACCTATGCTAGATCGATTCCTGCGGTCAGAGTTCTGACGATGTCTTTCGAGTTCATTGGATCAGTGATAGCCATGTCATTGCTTGGTTTAGTGCTAAGTCTTTCAGTGAGTTTGGTATTAAAGCCTGCtgatttcaacttgaaaaaaTGCTTAGCCCTCGGTGCTTCTTTGGGAATAATTGTCGGATTCTGGGCCCCCATAATGGATAGATTCAGCATCAACTGGCTAGTGCACCAGCTCATCGATTTCTTCGtgtacaatttcaacagtTGGTCCTTTTTAGGGTTGGTCTATGTCGTGGCACATTGCTTGATTTTTGCATCCAACTCATACGTGGTATGGGAAGATAAAATGGttctgtttttcttgatgACTTTTGGTGTTGCTTGTATTTTTAACATTGCTATCAATTTCGAGCTTCCGCGTTCACAAAAGATTTTAGGACTTCTGCATGCCATCACATTTACCCTGTTAACAAGGTTGGTATCCACTATTAATCTTTGTCGTGAAGAACAAAGACCTTACTGCCAGGCTACCTTCACTACGTCTTGGTGGTCCATTGTGTTATTGCACTTGTGCTCTTaccttcttccaacaatcATCAAGTCATTCTATAAGTTGTCTGATTCATACCATTCAGCTGCTCCTTTGTGGGTTGGTACTGGCCTCAAGTTTCTAATGTTCATGAATGCTGTTTATTGGACCTTAGAATATGTTCTGAACAGCGAGTATTTCTTATCGACGAGTTTTGTCTTGAGCTCGCCTTTGATCAAATccttgaagttggcaattgcaagaatcGTCTTGTTCATTACCTTGGTGCTTGCAAATTTTAGTTGGTCCAAGGGTCCTTTGTGTGTCAAGTTAGAGCTCTCGGATGCCGTACAAGAAGACTCAGCAGAATCTGAAGATTCAGACGGGCCACTGAAGACAGCCACAATTTTAGGATATGGCAACGTTTACGGGTCATCATATTTTTTGTTGGTTCTCAACTTTACAGTAGCCATCATGTTGGTATCCAAACCATTGGGAGCCATTTCCATCAATATGTTGATCGTACAAatcttgtcgttgttggaGCTATACCACATAATGGACATACGTAGAAACTTGATTTCGCCATTGATCTTTGGATTGTTGGGTTACCAGCACTTCTTCAGTACGGGGCATCAAGCTACTCTTGCTGCTATTCAATGGGATGTGGGCTTCATGACCACAGAAACCATAACCTTCCCATTCACCCACTTGAATATTGTGTTGAATACATTTGGTCCTTTCTTGATTATTTGCTTGTCGGTGCCTTTGATCACGTTGTGGAGATTGGCTCCTTCAAGCAAGCCTATTACCATCTTGTCGCAAATCGTAACCAATGTAACCACTCTTATTACATACCAGTTGTTCACTGGGGTGTCCAGCTTAATATTTGCAGCTCATTTTAGAAGACACTTAATGGTGTGGAAAATCTTTGCACCCAGATTCATGTTGAGCGGATTGTTGATCATAACCATAAACATTTTCGTTATCGTCGTGACGTTGTGGTTTGGAACAGGCAGGGTTGTAACCCAAGTGAACAGAATCTTTGGGAAGTAG
- the MLN1 gene encoding alpha-mannosidase (Glycosyl hydrolase, family 47 alpha mannosidase~go_component membrane~go_function mannosyl-oligosaccharide 1,2-alpha-mannosidase activity; calcium ion binding~go_process N-linked glycosylation) has product MIFRLVHSSYVLVFITLFVGKALGTDSNIFNSSFTPDHIEYLKNEAHDLFSHAWSSYMKYGFPADEVRPITCEPYGPDYEDNTNTARNDALGNTSSTVLDNLDTLIIMEEWDQLEQMLEYLYNNRDIFNQDTIVQVFEFSIRSLGGLLSAHLLLTDVTNSGVVPARYRRLQAISAAYDGFLLELAYDLGLRLIPAYKTSTRIPVPRINLAKGVLKVPTSLQRDACTSGATTPVMEFTLLSKLTGDPQFEHYTQLTFWKLWASKSPLNLLPMTIDPIANTWKDSLTGIGASIDSFYEYSAKASIIFNDNFMWSVFKTSYKALLTHSARGGGSFEGSMIFSNVGTNDGVSQSNWIDSLGAFWTGLQVLTGQLNDAIKSHLMYLKIWDHFESIPERWVYSHYTKGETLTSEDSIVLEWYPLRPEFIESTYYLFRATRDPMYLQIGERVLNLLKTKFKTKCGFNGYQDVRTGELQNRMESFVIGETLKYLYLLFDSKDESLLHTNLMSNKNWVFSTEAHPLWYNHKLTPSYMNSSKDADEVYNFRNPLYKRFLSMIKSEERLINSNEAVYFRNITLPSVPDNGIPKVDNLRKKDPFFDRFEQCETNPFNKCSGDKTFLKSGYYALDNLFSPDFTFKDSLMKPSYLSSTSLDGSYVELTKPFFDKFTMYGKQSDDSLFLQCSRPHDTEVFDLFMGNITEINEMEVSELYYDSKKTDKKDLIIIDGDLWVPELNALRVCIEKLRAGQVDTRNVLITQEYIQNMRQDDYNENGICLTSDGSSSKDTKGFIGKDIGVVLRITKINGLQVKPGMIIWTLPFEPHRPGPGKQSVIDVTSDGRVVLQGNVVENLMVWYD; this is encoded by the coding sequence ATGATCTTCCGACTTGTCCACAGCAGTTATGTATTGGTGTTCATAACTTTGTTCGTGGGAAAAGCCCTTGGAACTGATTCTAATAtattcaactcttcgttCACTCCAGATCATATTGAGTATCTCAAGAACGAGGCTCACGATCTCTTTCTGCATGCCTGGAGCTCGTATATGAAATATGGGTTTCCTGCTGATGAAGTACGGCCAATTACCTGTGAGCCGTATGGTCCTGACTATGAAGACAACACCAATACTGCGAGAAACGACGCTTTGGGTAACACTTCTCTGACAGTATTAGACAATTTGGACACTCTTATAATTATGGAAGAGTGGGACCAATTGGAGCAGATGCTCGAGTACCTCTACAACAACAGAGATATATTCAATCAGGATACAATAGTACAAGTATTTGAGTTTTCTATCAGATCTTTGGGAGGCTTGCTCTCTGCTCATTTGCTCCTCACAGATGTAACTAATAGTGGAGTAGTACCGGCAAGATACAGAAGATTACAGGCTATCTCTGCTGCATATGACGGATTTTTATTGGAATTAGCCTATGATCTTGGATTACGTCTAATACCAGCCTATAAGACGTCCACTCGTATACCTGTGCCCAGAATCAATTTGGCCAAAGGAGTTCTAAAAGTGCCCACTTCTTTGCAAAGAGATGCCTGTACTTCAGGAGCCACAACTCCCGTGATGGAATTCACGCTTTTGTCGAAGTTGACGGGGGATCCTCAGTTCGAACATTACACTCAACTTACGTTCTGGAAGTTGTGGGCTTCCAAGCTGCCGTTGAATTTGTTGCCTATGACCATAGACCCTATAGCAAATACCTGGAAGGATTCTTTGACGGGGATAGGAGCTTCTATAGACTCATTCTACGAGTATTCTGCCAAAGCATCGATTATATTCAACGACAACTTTATGTGGTCTGTATTCAAAACCTCGTACAAGGCTCTTCTTACTCATCTGGCGCGTGGTGGAGGCTCTTTTGAGGGCTCGATGATTTTCAGCAACGTAGGAACAAATGACGGTGTATCACAGAGCAACTGGATAGACCTGTTAGGGGCATTCTGGACTGGTCTCCAGGTGCTTACAGGACAATTAAATGATGCAATAAAATCCCACTTGATGTACCTAAAGATATGGGACCATTTTGAGCTGATTCCTGAAAGATGGGTATATAGCCATTATACCAAAGGAGAAACTTTGACTTCTGAGGACTCAATAGTTTTGGAATGGTATCCATTGAGGCCAGAGTTCATAGAATCTACATACTACTTGTTCAGAGCCACTAGGGACCCAATGTATCTACAAATTGGTGAGAGGGTTCTTAATTTGCTCAAGACTAAGTTTAAGACCAAGTGTGGCTTCAATGGGTACCAGGATGTCAGGACAGGAGAACTCCAGAACCGAATGGAGTCTTTCGTCATCGGCGAGACACTCAAATATCTTTACTTATTGTTTGATTCGAAGGACGAGCTGTTGTTGCACACTAATTTGAtgtccaacaagaactggGTGTTCTCCACTGAAGCTCACCCGTTATGGTATAACCATAAGTTGACTCCCTCCTACATGAACTCGAGCAAGGATGCTGATGAAGTCTACAACTTTAGAAATCCCTTGTATAAGAGATTCTTGTCCATGATAAAGAGTGAAGAAAGGTTGATAAACAGCAATGAAGCAGTTTACTTCAGAAATATCACGTTGCCTCTGGTGCCTGACAACGGGATTCCAAAGGTAGATAACCTCCGAAAGAAAGACCCTTTCTTTGACAGATTCGAGCAGTGTGAAACAAACCCATTCAATAAATGTTCTGGCGACAAAACGTTTTTGAAATCTGGCTACTACGCATTAGATAACTTGTTCTCGCCAGATTTCACATTTAAAGACTCACTTATGAAACCAAGTTATCTTTCCTCTACGTCGTTGGATGGAAGTTACGTGGAATTAACAAAACCGTTTTTTGACAAATTCACAATGTATGGAAAACAAAGTGACGattctctcttcttgcAATGCTCTAGACCACACGACACTGAAGTTTTTGATCTATTTATGGGCAATATCACTGAAATAAATGAGATGGAAGTTTCAGAGTTGTACTACGATAGCAAGAAAACAGATAAAAAGGATTTAATCATTATAGATGGTGATCTTTGGGTTCCAGAGTTGAATGCATTACGTGTATGCAtagagaagttgagagCTGGTCAGGTCGATACCAGGAATGTTTTGATCACACAAGAGTATATTCAGAACATGAGACAGGATGATTACAATGAGAATGGTATATGCTTGACGTCAGACGGCAGTTCTTCAAAGGATACGAAAGGCTTTATTGGAAAAGACATTGGTGTAGTTTTACGAATTACAAAGATCAACGGACTCCAGGTGAAACCGGGGATGATAATATGGACCCTTCCGTTTGAGCCACATAGACCGGGACCAGGAAAGCAATCTGTTATCGATGTGACTAGTGACGGAAGGGTGGTTCTTCAGGGCAACGTCGTTGAGAATTTAATGGTTTGGTACGATTAG
- a CDS encoding predicted protein, with amino-acid sequence MTTSVSNGTTATSNGDETKASGKRKKRKYTNSTVPKCRHLKKSDGEPFWRKDIQYDFLKALFDDETACFTNNFPFCEVTNANNDAKIPFSDLYIRTLVESSKCSKVLKERMIRYKESGKSVSKVCLLVNAGRMNTTINFVPEMRSTLRTYHSIPSLQADPQFGGSKPLQDTPRLKSILKAVCEDENIPKDLDEILEHPAAEKPNTNIIQIIFLLSNYAHGIPMFEADAASNNFSEFFLNSKIHPANRAKRMLWLLYTYLETDFTPEQLEKNPFGGKTIPPVELIPEDELAKFDKDTEFEIEYSEKMLQTRIRYLNDEEHNNSPKRGNKAKKLENEDESFTDDNENEDHELKTENGERKRNLALHQTLVPSPLAKNVITFSDDSDETVGTGDFLKHQNSKLKSNIEVLQFPIDDVDELIKEYCQSPRVPSHPDDHVAVDTYHHIVESSRPVVRQVRTSSKASTASFNKKTTILGNWLYRYFRYKKSIGNKLLGMEWEDIRYDLINGLESYLYQKFGESLKANELAKEADDEAEQPNAHAGANDSTAVTKKDDNKFEYLPLHDFDRANEKTIFILQLTTFCNEWFIERLSNQFYHTRQGELDAISFDFENENVNFSF; translated from the exons ATGACCACTTCAGTGTCCAATGGAACTACTGCCACGAGTAATGGAGATGAGACCAAAGCTTCCGGtaaaagaaaaaagagaaagtacACAAACTCAACTGTACCAAAATGTAGACATTTAAAAAAGTCTGATGGTGAGCCTTTCTGGAGAAAGGATATCCAATACGACTTTTTAAAGGCACTCTTTGATGACGAAACTGCTTgcttcaccaacaactttcCGTTTTGTGAAGTCACCAACGCCAACAATGATGCCAAAATCCCGTTTTCTGATCTCTATATTCGTACTTTAGTGGAGTCCAGTAAATGCtccaaagtcttgaaagaaagaatgatCAGATATAAGGAACTGGGAAAATCCGTCAGCAAGGTTTGTTTACTTGTCAACGCAGGCCGTATGAATACTACCATCAACTTTGTTCCAGAAATGAGATCTACCTTGAGAACATACCATTCTATTCCTTCCTTACAAGCTGACCCTCAATTTGGTGGTTCCAAGCCTCTTCAGGATACTCCTAGATTGAAATCTATATTGAAAGCTGTTTGTGAAGATGAGAATATACCCAAAGACCTAGACGAAATATTGGAACATCCAGCAGCAGAGAAGCCCAACACCAACATCATCCAGatcatcttcttgctcAGCAACTATGCCCATGGAATTCCCATGTTCGAGGCAGACGCTGCGTCCAATAATTTTTCTGAgttctttttgaattcaaaaataCACCCTGCTAACAGGGCCAAACGGATGCTTTGGTTGTTATACACCTATTTGGAGACAGACTTTACGCCAGAACAGCTTGAAAAGAACCCATTCGGTGGAAAGACTATTCCTCCTGTGGAACTTATTCctgaagatgaattggccaagttcGATAAAGACACAGAGTTCGAAATAGAATACTCTGAAAAGATGTTACAGACCAGAATTAGATATCtcaatgatgaagaacaCAACAATTCACCTAAAAGAGGAAACAAGGctaagaagttggaaaatgaGGACGAGTCATTTACTGATGATaacgaaaatgaagacCATGAGttgaaaacagaaaacGGCGAAA gAAAAAGAAACTTGGCATTACATCAAACGTTAGTACCCTCACCATTGGCAAAGAATGTAATTACATTCTCC GATGACAGTGACGAAACGGTCGGAACTGgtgatttcttgaaacatCAGAACAGCAAATTAAAGTCCAATATCGAAGTGCTTCAATTTCCAATTGACGATGTGGAcgaattgatcaaggaaTATTGCCAGTCTCCAAGAGTACCATCTCATCCCGATGATCACGTAGCTGTAGATACATACCATCACATCGTAGAGCTGTCGAGACCAGTGGTGCGACAAGTGCGTACATCTTCCAAAGCCAGCActgcttccttcaacaagaagactaCCATTTTGGGTAACTGGCTCTATAGATATTTCCGATACAAAAAGTCCATTGGGAATAAATTGCTTGGAATGGAATGGGAAGATATTCGTTACGATTTGATCAATGGACTTGAAAGCTACTTGTACCAGAAGTTTGGGGAATCCCTCAAGGCTAATGAACTTGCCAAAGAAGCTGATGATGAAGCTGAACAACCAAATGCTCATGCAGGTGCCAATGACTCAACTGCAGTGACTAAGAAGGACGATAATAAGTTCGAGTACTTGCCCCTTCACGATTTCGACAGAGCCAACGAGAAAACAATCTTCATTTTGCAGTTGACTACGTTCTGTAACGAATGGTTCATCGAACGTTTGAGCAATCAGTTCTACCATACGAGGCAAGGTGAACTAGATGCTATTTcgtttgattttgaaaatgagaaCGTTAACTTTTCATTCTAA
- the GNA1 gene encoding glucosamine-phosphate N-acetyltransferase (go_function N-acetyltransferase activity) produces the protein MVVTLPEGYSFRALELSDYAKYIETLKVLTTVGEISSESFAELFNHWKEHPHIYQPHVIANTEGLVVATGMLLVERKLIHECGKVGHIEDISVAGSEQGKKLGLSMITGLTELAEKQGCYKVILDCSPHNVGFYEKCGYANSGVEMVKRFS, from the coding sequence ATGGTAGTAACTTTGCCGGAAGGCTACAGCTTTCGTGCTCTCGAGCTTCTGGACTACGCCAAATATATAGAAACCTTGAAGGTGTTGACCACAGTGGGAGAAATTTCTCTGGAATCATTTGCTGAACTTTTCAACCATTGGAAGGAACATCCTCATATTTACCAGCCTCATGTCATAGCCAATACCGAGGGTTTAGTCGTGGCCACAGGAATGTTGTTGGtagaaagaaaattgaTCCATGAATGTGGAAAAGTAGGTcacattgaagatatctCGGTTGCAGGCTCTGAACAAGGCAAGAAATTGGGTTTGTCCATGATCACCGGCTTGACTGAATTGGCCGAAAAACAAGGTTGCTACAAGGTCATCTTGGACTGTTCTCCACACAACGTTGGTTTCTACGAAAAGTGTGGCTACGCAAACAGTGGTGTAGAGATGGTCAAGAGATTCTCTTGA